The Anabas testudineus chromosome 11, fAnaTes1.2, whole genome shotgun sequence genome has a segment encoding these proteins:
- the LOC113153491 gene encoding cyclic GMP-AMP synthase: MDGKDRNLGLGEKWEKKGKLSPVGGLPEVRRRLNHQNQQPEDECLTPISPELANLIKQRAKELKIRKAARSWAAQVVNDFRENLLKFLKNSTDQPFFQSAEFLSSGSYFENVKIHSPDEFDMMLKLQAPSLLTMTKLDGGLFYRLDLNRPTRSPIQAFLLENQLTISSSKILNAMYELVRKFLKTYTVPDKQFCWKVNRKRPTSPAVTLSLCRIGNNTDELMSVDLVPALMVHDSQGWPQGVRDGPDVDNWLGRKGRQKIKSLPCVFVPKRLKGRKLGEDAKESWRISFSIMEKEMITKHGHTKTCCETYITKCCRKQSLMLLKSLIEALKQRFPKELEDLCSYHGKTAFLHTLSIRFSDNMWTRKQLPQCFLHLLGALEEHARSGDLPHFFVPHCNLFSASVFPRKSLAFLVNALEEQRKEGLPLLKPPALDSPLRAVSFLEETNGKQLNPKPAAQSLQFTNQLVSLVFVAALCICFIFLV, from the exons ATGGACGGAAAAGACCGAAATTTGGGCCTTGGTGAAAAatgggagaaaaaaggaaagttgaGTCCTGTAGGTGGTTTACCAGAAGTAAGAAGAAGGCTGAATCATCAGAATCAACAACcag AGGACGAATGTTTGACCCCCATTTCTCCAGAGTTGGCCAACTTGATTAAACAACGCGCTAAAGAGCTCAAAATCCGGAAGGCAGCTCGCAGCTGGGCGGCACAGGTGGTCAACGATTTCCGTGAAAACCTGCTGAAATTCCTGAAGAACAGCACGGATCAGCCTTTCTTCCAGTCCGCTGAATTCCTGAGCAGCGGCAGCTACTTTGAGAACGTAAAG ATCCACAGCCCTGATGAGTTCGACATGATGCTGAAGCTTCAGGCTCCCTCACTCCTCACCATGACCAAGCTGGACGGAGGCCTCTTCTACCGGCTCGATCTTAACCGGCCTACTCGGAGCCCCATACAGGCCTTTCTCCTGGAGAACCAGCTCACCATATCTTCGAGCAAGATCCTGAATGCGATGTATGAGCTGGTCCGCAAGTTCCTCAAGACCtacacag TGCCTGATAAACAGTTTTGCTGGAAGGTGAACAGGAAGCGTCCGACTTCTCCAGCTGTGACTTTGTCTCTGTGCAGGATCGGGAACAACACGGACGAGCTGATGTCTGTGGACTTGGTTCCTGCTCTGATG GTTCACGACAGTCAGGGATGGCCACAAGGCGTCCGTGACGGCCCAGATGTGGACAACTGGCTGGGGAGGAAGGGTCGCCAAAAAATCAAGAGTTTACCCTGTGTCTTTGTCCCAAAAAGACTCAAAGGACGAAAACTCGGCGAAGACGCCAAAG agagctggaggatTTCTTTCTCCATCATGGAGAAGGAAATGATCACAAAACATGGCCACACAAAAACCTGCTGTGAGACTTACATCACAAAATGCTGCCG GAAGCAGTCACTGATGCTCCTGAAATCTCTGATCGAGGCTCTGAAACAACGCTTTCCCAAAGAGCTAGAGGATCTCTGCTCGTACCACGGGAAGACCGCCTTCCTCCACACACTGTCCATCAG GTTCAGTGACAACATGTGGACTCGTAAGCAGCTCCCTCAGTGCTTTCTGCACCTCCTCGGGGCTCTGGAGGAGCACGCTCGCAGTGGCGACCTCCCTCACTTCTTCGTCCCCCATTGCAACCTCTTCTCTGCATCCGTCTTCCCCCGCAAATCCCTGGCTTTCCTCGTCAACGCcctggaggagcagaggaaggaGGGCCTGCCCCTGCTGAAGCCTCCAGCTCTTGATTCACCACTGAGAGCAGTGAGCTTCTTGGAAGAGACCAATGGCAAACAACTGAATCCAAAACCTGCTGCTCAGTCCCTGCAGTTTACGAATCAACTAGTGTCACTAGTATTTGTTGCAGCTTTATGcatttgtttcatatttctTGTTTAA
- the klhl43 gene encoding kelch-like protein 31: MAPKKKAPRQKKPAVETGSQVAVEAPVPLKVESRGDGVVVVETGVKKIEQMAALDIAQLNSLNLPLPPPIIKPGERGLGLGSELTRPLHGNALLEELSKMRQEKFLTDLELACKTKAFDVHKLVISSVSQYFREILAKDPGMKRLELPSLSPLGLANVITFAYLGRVHMSLYTIGCTVSAAATLQIPQLLKMCMDFLLAELNVQTCVYIWNIAAAYGLLTVCDAARRFVLENFVQFAETPLFTQLTLEQISAFLQDDGLLLPSEVTAFQLAMRWLDFDASRQPHAAELLSHVRFETIPASELVSLIQPVPRMMLDPQCHRLLVDAMNYHLLPYQQNTLQSRRTQVRAAQQTLLTVGGRPSLTERALSREVLWRDPREGGATWRHLTQLPAKSFNQCVAVMDGFLYVAGGEDQNDARNQAKHAVSTLSRYDPRFNTWLHLASMRQRRTHFSLAASGGRLFAIGGRNVEGLLATTESYLPSSNTWQMRAPMEMPRCCHSSATLPSGDILVTGGYINCAYSRSVACYNVECDTWTERASMETPRGWHCSATLGGKVYVVGGSQLGPGGERVDVLSVEVFSPESGAWSRAAPLRLGVSTAGLSPLADKLYLLGGWNEAEKRYKAAVQKYDPATDSWSMAEDLPEPTVGVSCCTLTLPPRHSPRRQQHRNTPGHDEQQPAGKNRSRESSMAPSQIISA; the protein is encoded by the exons atggCTCCTAAGAAGAAGGCCCCCCGTCAGAAGAAGCCAGCCGTGGAAACCGGCTCTCAGGTCGCCGTCGAGGCCCCAGTCCCGCTGAAGGTGGAGAGCCGCGGTGAcggtgtggtggtggtggagactGGGGTGAAGAAGATCGAGCAGATGGCGGCGCTGGACATCGCTCAGTTGAACAGCCTCAACCTGCCGCTGCCGCCCCCCATCATCAAGCCCGGGGAGAGAGGCCTGGGCCTGGGCAGCGAGCTGACGAGACCCCTGCACGGCAACGCTCTGCTGGAGGAGCTCAGCAAGATGAGGCAGGAGAA GTTCCTGACTGACCTGGAACTGGCCTGTAAGACCAAAGCCTTTGACGTCCACAAGCTGGTCATCTCCTCAGTGAGTCAGTACTTCAGAGAGATTCTGGCCAAAGACCCCGGCATGAAGCGCCTGGAGCTCCCCTCCCTCTCACCTCTGG gTCTGGCCAACGTCATCACCTTCGCCTACCTGGGCCGCGTCCACATGTCCCTCTACACCATCGGCTGCACCGTATCTGCCGCCGCCACCCTGCAGATCCCCCAGCTCCTCAAGATGTGCATGGACTTCCTGCTGGCCGAGCTCAACGTCCAGACCTGCGTCTACATCTGGAACATCGCCGCCGCCTACGGTCTGCTGACCGTGTGCGACGCAGCCCGTCGCTTCGTCCTGGAGAACTTCGTGCAGTTCGCGGAGACGCCGCTGTTCACCCAGCTGACCCTGGAGCAGATCTCTGCCTTCCTGCAGGACGACgggctgctgctgccttcagaGGTCACGGCCTTCCAG CTGGCCATGAGGTGGCTCGACTTTGACGCCTCTCGTCAGCCTCACGCCGCAGAGCTTCTGTCCCATGTGCGCTTCGAGACGATCCCCGCCAGCGAGTTGGTGAGTCTGATCCAGCCGGTGCCCCGCATGATGCTGGACCCTCAGTGTCACCGCCTGCTGGTGGACGCCATGAACTACCACCTGCTGCCCTACCAGCAGAACACCCTGCAGTCCCGACGCACGCAGGTCCGGGCCGCCCAGCAGACTCTGCTGACCGTCGGAGGCCGCCCGTCGCTCACCGAGAGGGCGCTGAGCCGCGAG GTGCTGTGGAGAGACCCTCGTGAGGGAGGAGCCACGTGGCGTCACCTCACCCAGCTGCCCGCGAAGAGCTTCAACCAGTGTGTGGCTGTGATGGACGGTTTCCTGTACGTGGCCGGAGGAGAGGACCAGAACGACGCGCGCAACCAGGCCAAACACGCCGTGAGCACCCTGAGCAG GTACGACCCTCGCTTCAACACCTGGCTCCACCTGGCCAGCATGCGTCAGCGCCGCACCCACTTCTCTCTGGCTGCCAGCGGCGGCCGCCTGTTCGCCATCGGCGGGCGCAACGTGGAGGGTCTGCTGGCCACCACCGAGAGCTACCTGCCCTCCTCCAACACCTGGCAGATGCGTGCGCCCATGGAGATGCCTCGCTGCTGCCACTCCAGCGCCACCCTGCCCTCCGGAGACATCCTGGTGACCGGCGGATACATCAACTGCGCCTACTCCCGCTCCGTGGCCTGTTACAACGTGGAGTGTGACACCTGGACCGAGAGGGCCTCCATGGAGACCCCCCGCGGCTGGCACTGCTCCGCCACCCTGGGTGGGAAGGTGTAcgtggtgggaggaagccagcTGGGGCCTGGTGGAGAGCGGGTGGATGTGCTCTCCGTGGAGGTCTTCTCCCCGGAGAGCGGGGCGTGGAGCCGCGCGGCACCGCTCCGGCTCGGTGTGAGCACCGCCGGCCTGTCCCCTCTGGCCGACAAGCTGTACCTGCTGGGCGGCTGGAACGAGGCAGAGAAGCGCTACAAGGCGGCCGTGCAGAAGTACGACCCGGCTACAGACAGCTGGTCCATGGCAGAGGACCTGCCCGAGCCCACGGTGGGAGTCTCCTGCTGCACACTCACCCTCCCGCCTCGACACTCACCGCGCCGCCAGCAGCACCGCAACACCCCGGGCCACGACGAGCAGCAGCCGGCCGGGAAGAACCggagcagagagagcagcatgGCTCCATCACAAATCATCTCTGCATAG
- the eef1a1l2 gene encoding eukaryotic translation elongation factor 1 alpha 1, like 2: MGKEKTHINIVVIGHVDSGKSTTTGHLIYKCGGIDKRTIEKFEKEAAEMGKGSFKYAWVLDKLKAERERGITIDIALWKFETSKYYVTIIDAPGHRDFIKNMITGTSQADCAVLIVAAGVGEFEAGISKNGQTREHALLAYTLGVKQLIVGVNKMDSTEPPYSQKRFEEITKEVSAYIKKIGYNPATVAFVPISGWHGDNMLEASDKMSWFKGWKIERKEGGATGTTLLEALDSILPPTRPTDKPLRLPLQDVYKIGGIGTVPVGRVETGILKPGMVVTFAPPNLTTEVKSVEMHHESLPEALPGDNVGFNVKNVSVKEIRRGNVAGDSKNDPPMAADNFTAQVIILNHPGQIAQGYAPVLDCHTAHIACKFSELKEKIDRRSGKKLEDNPKALKSGDAAIITMVPGKPMCVESFSQYPPLGRFAVRDMRQTVAVGVIKSVEKKVASGGKVTKSAQKAEKKK; this comes from the exons ATGGGAAAGGAAAAGACCCACATCAACATCGTGGTCATTGGCCATGTCGACTCCGGCAAGTCCACCACCACCGGCCATCTGATCTACAAGTGCGGAGGAATCGACAAGAGAACCATCGAGAAGTTCGAGAAAGAGGCCGCAGAG ATGGGAAAAGGCTCCTTCAAGTACGCCTGGGTGCTGGACAAGCTGAAGGCCGAGCGTGAGCGTGGTATCACCATTGACATTGCTCTATGGAAGTTTGAGACCAGCAAGTACTACGTGACCATCATTGATGCCCCCGGACACAGGGACTTCATCAAGAACATGATCACTGGTACCTCTCAG GCTGACTGCGCTGTGCtgattgttgctgctggtgttggtgAGTTCGAGGCTGGTATCTCCAAGAACGGCCAGACCCGCGAGCACGCCCTGCTGGCCTACACCCTGGGTGTAAAGCAGCTCATTGTTGGAGTCAACAAGATGGACTCCACTGAGCCCCCTTACAGCCAGAAACGCTTTGAGGAGATCACCAAGGAAGTGAGCGCCTACATCAAGAAGATCGGTTACAACCCCGCCACTGTTGCCTTTGTCCCCATCTCTGGATGGCACGGAGACAACATGCTGGAGGCCAGTGACAAG ATGAGCTGGTTCAAGGGCTGGAAGATCGAGCGTAAGGAGGGTGGTGCCACTGGTACTACCCTGCTGGAGGCTCTAGACTCCATCCTGCCCCCGACTCGCCCCACCGACAAGCCCCTGCGTCTGCCCCTGCAGGACGTCTACAAAATCGGCG GTATTGGAACTGTCCCCGTCGGCCGTGTTGAGACCGGTATCCTGAAGCCCGGTATGGTCGTCACCTTTGCTCCCCCCAACCTGACCACTGAGGTGAAGTCTGTGGAGATGCACCACGAGTCTCTGCCCGAAGCTCTTCCTGGCGACAACGTCGGCTTCAACGTCAAGAACGTCTCCGTCAAGGAAATCCGTCGTGGAAACGTAGCTGGTGACAGCAAGAACGACCCCCCAATGGCGGCTGATAACTTCACTGCTCAG GTCATCATCCTGAACCACCCCGGCCAGATCGCGCAGGGTTACGCCCCCGTGCTGGACTGCCACACCGCTCACATCGCCTGCAAATTCAGCGAGCTCAAGGAGAAGATCGACCGTCGTTCCGGCAAGAAGCTTGAGGACAACCCAAAGGCTCTCAAGTCCGGAGACGCTGCCATCATTACCATGGTGCCTGGAAAACCCATGTGTGTTGAGAGCTTCTCCCAGTATCCTCCTCTGG GTCGCTTTGCTGTACGTGACATGAGGCAGACTGTGGCCGTTGGCGTCATCAAGTCCGTAGAGAAGAAGGTCGCCTCCGGTGGAAAGGTCACCAAGTCTGCACAGAAGGCcgagaagaagaaatga
- the rpl11 gene encoding 60S ribosomal protein L11: MRELRIRKLCLNICVGESGDRLTRAAKVLEQLTGQTPVFSKARYTVRSFGIRRNEKIAVHCTVRGAKAEEILEKGLKVREYELRKNNFSDTGNFGFGIQEHIDLGIKYDPSIGIYGLDFYVVLGRPGFSIADKKRKRGRIGFKHRIRKEEAMRWFQQKYDGIILPGK; this comes from the exons ATGAGAGAGCTCCGCATCCGCAAGCTCTGCCTGAACATCTGTGTGGGTGAAAGCGGAGACAGACTGACCCGAGCTGCTAAAGTGCTGGAGCAGCTCACAGGGCAGACTCCCGTCTTCTCCAAGG CCCGCTACACTGTGAGATCCTTCGGCATCCgcagaaatgaaaagattgCTGTCCACTGCACCGTCCGTGGAGCCAAAGCAGAGGAGATCCTGGAGAAAGGACTCAAG GTGCGTGAGTACGAGTTGAGAAAGAACAACTTCTCCGATACCGGAAACTTCGGCTTTGGCATCCAGGAGCACATCGATCTGGGCATCAAGTATGACCCCAGCATCGGCATCTACGGACTGGACTTCTACGTG GTTCTGGGCAGACCCGGCTTCAGCATCGCCGACAAGAAGCGGAAAAGAGGCCGCATCGGTTTCAAGCACCGCATCCGCAAGGAGGAGGCCATGCGCTGGTTCCAGCAGAAA TATGATGGTATCATCCTCCCCGGCAAGTAA
- the LOC113153493 gene encoding elongation factor 1-alpha: MGKEKTHINIVVIGHVDSGKSTTTGHLIYKCGGIDKRTIEKFEKEAAEMGKGSFKYAWVLDKLKAERERGITIDIALWKFETSKYYVTIIDAPGHRDFIKNMITGTSQADCAVLIVAAGVGEFEAGISKNGQTREHALLAFTLGVKQLIVGVNKMDSTEPPYSQKRFEEITKEVSAYIKKIGYNPATVAFVPISGWHGDNMLETSDKMTWFKGWKIERKEGNASGTTLLEALDAILPPARPTDKALRLPLQDVYKIGGIGTVPVGRVETGILKPGMVVTFAPPNLTTEVKSVEMHHESLPEAVPGDNVGFNVKNVSVKEIRRGYVAGDSKNDPPKAADSFNAQVIILNHPGQISEGYAPVLDCHTAHIACKFKELIEKIDRRSGKKLEDNPKFVKSGDAAIVKLIPQKPMVVEPFSSYPPLGRFAVRDMRQTVAVGVIKAVDTKEVSGKTTKAAEKAQKKK, encoded by the exons atgGGAAAGGAAAAGACCCACATCAACATCGTGGTCATTGGCCATGTCGACTCCGGCAAGTCCACCACCACCGGCCACCTGATCTACAAGTGCGGAGGAATCGACAAGAGAACCATCGAGAAGTTCGAGAAAGAGGCCGCAGAG ATGGGCAAAGGCTCCTTCAAGTACGCCTGGGTGCTGGACAAGCTGAAGGCCGAGCGTGAGCGTGGTATCACCATTGACATTGCTCTGTGGAAGTTTGAGACCAGCAAGTACTACGTGACCATCATTGATGCCCCCGGACACAGGGATTTCATCAAGAACATGATCACTGGTACCTCTCAG GCTGACTGCGCTGTGCtgattgttgctgctggtgttggtgAGTTCGAGGCTGGTATCTCCAAGAACGGCCAGACCCGTGAGCACGCCCTGCTGGCCTTCACTCTTGGTGTGAAGCAGCTCATTGTTGGAGTCAACAAGATGGACTCCACTGAGCCCCCTTACAGCCAGAAACGCTTTGAGGAGATCACCAAGGAAGTGAGCGCCTACATCAAGAAGATCGGTTACAACCCCGCCACTGTTGCCTTTGTCCCCATCTCTGGATGGCACGGAGACAACATGCTGGAGACCAGTGACAAG ATGACCTGGTTCAAGGGCTGGAAGATCGAGCGTAAAGAGGGTAATGCCAGCGGAACCACCCTGCTGGAGGCTCTGGATGCCATCCTGCCACCTGCCCGTCCCACCGACAAGGCCCTCCGTCTGCCCCTGCAGGACGTCTACAAAATCGGCG GTATTGGAACTGTCCCCGTCGGCCGTGTGGAGACCGGTATCCTGAAGCCCGGTATGGTCGTCACCTTTGCTCCCCCCAACCTGACCACTGAGGTGAAGTCTGTGGAGATGCACCACGAGTCTCTGCCCGAGGCTGTCCCTGGGGACAACGTTGGCTTCAACGTCAAGAACGTCTCCGTCAAGGAAATCCGTCGTGGATACGTGGCTGGTGACAGCAAGAACGACCCACCCAAGGCTGCTGACAGCTTCAACGCCCAG GTCATCATCCTGAACCACCCTGGCCAGATCAGTGAGGGTTACGCCCCCGTCCTGGACTGCCACACTGCTCACATTGCCTGCAAGTTCAAGGAGCTCATCGAGAAGATCGACCGTCGTTCTGGCAAGAAGCTTGAGGACAACCCCAAGTTTGTCAAGTCTGGTGATGCTGCCATTGTCAAGCTGATTCCACAGAAGCCCATGGTTGTGGAGCCCTTCTCCAGCTACCCTCCCCTCG GTCGTTTTGCTGTGCGTGACATGAGGCAGACGGTCGCTGTCGGTGTCATCAAGGCTGTTGATACCAAGGAGGTTTCTGGAAAGACAACCAAGGCTGCAGAGAAGGcccagaagaagaaatga
- the si:ch1073-513e17.1 gene encoding sialin, with the protein MSASDVYSINSTPSDSEDSHPLIKPDAVPPQCCSARLNLAVLMFFGFSVVYGLRVNLSVAMVAMVNTTDSTPTQNKSIFKACPLPSGKDNTSGGLIQPEGIPHYSWDTETQGWLLGAFFFGYLCTQIPGGYLAGHYGGSLFLGLGVLGTAVLTLLTPLAAQLGSYWLFALRALEGFGEGVTFPAMMAMWARWAPPLERSRLMSLSGSGANFGAFLALPLTGLICQTLGWPAVFYLCGGTGCLWAVFWFIFVSDDPRTHRRISEEERDYIINSIGPQGKGHGWSVPVLPMMMSVPLWAIIVTQMCSNWAYYTLLTSLPTYMDNILHFDLQSNGLVSALPYLGGMIFSTLSGFAADKLIERRVFSVTVVRKLFTLTGMLLPAAFLVAVAYAGCSHILTVTFLTLSTTTGGTSALELFKKRETRLRGGLS; encoded by the exons TTCCTCCTCAGTGCTGCTCGGCTCGCCTCAACCTGGCCGTCCTGATGTTCTTCGGGTTCTCTGTGGTCTATGGCCTCCGTGTGAACCTCAGTGTTGCCATGGTAGCCATGGTGAACACCACAGATTCCACACCAACCCAGAACAAGTCGATCTTCAAGGCCTGTCCGCTTCCGTCTGGGAAAGACAACACCAGTGGCGGTTTAATACAGCCTGAGGGG ATCCCTCATTACTCGTGGGACACAGAGACTCAGGGCTGGCTGCTCGGGGCATTCTTCTTCGGCTACCTCTGCACTCAAATCCCCGGAGGTTACCTGGCCGGTCACTATGGGGGGAGTCTCTTCCTGGGTTTGGGTGTGCTGGGCACAGCCGTCCTCACCCTGCTCACCCCTCTGGCTGCTCAGTTAGGATCGTACTGGCTGTTTGCTCTACGAGCCCTGGAAGGTTTCGGGGAG GGTGTGACATTCCCGGCCATGATGGCGATGTGGGCCCGGTGGGCTCCTCCTCTAGAGCGCTCTCGTCTGATGAGCCTATCGGGATCCGGGGCCAATTTTGGAGCATTTTTAGCTCTGCCGCTCACTGGCCTTATCTGCCAAACACTGGGCTGGCCCGCTGTCTTCTACCTCTGTG ggGGCACTGGTTGCCTCTGGGCTGtcttttggtttatttttgtgtcCGATGACCCCCGCACCCATCGTCGAATCAGCGAAGAGGAGAGAGATTACATCATAAACTCTATTGGACCCCAG GGTAAAGGTCACGGCTGGTCTGTGCCTGTGCTGCCTATGATGATGTCCGTCCCTCTGTGGGCCATCATTGTTACCCAGATGTGTTCAAACTGGGCCTACTACACCCTGCTCACCTCTCTGCCCACATACATGGACAACATCCTGCACTTTGACCTCCAGTCG AACGGCTTAGTGTCCGCTCTGCCGTACCTCGGCGGCATGATCTTCTCCACTCTCTCTGGTTTTGCAGCAGACAAGCTCATCGAGAGGAGAGTGTTCAGCGTCACTGTCGTACGCAAGCTCTTCACCCTCACAG GTATGTTGTTACCTGCAGCTTTCCTCGTGGCTGTGGCCTACGCCGGTTGCAGCCACATCCTCACCGTCACCTTCCTCACGCTCTCCACAACCACAGGAGGGACGAGCGCCCTCGAGCTCttcaaaaaaagagagacacgGCTACGGGGGGGTTTGAGTTAA